From Candidatus Eisenbacteria bacterium:
CCCAATACTTGAGACCGGGCTTGAGGAAATGATCAGGAAAATGGTGCAGACGCGGAGGCTCAGCGCGACACTTGACTGGAAGGACGCGGCGAGGAGGTCGAATGTTTCTCTTGTCTGCGTTGGAACACCCACAAGTGAGAACGGGCTGATCAACCTTTCTGCGGTCAGGAGGGTGGTCCGTTCGATAGGGAGCGCCATTGCCCACAAGAATTCCTTTCATGTCGTCATCCTGAGAAGCACAATGCTCCCGGGAACCTCGAGAGAAGTAATCTCCATTCTCGAACAGAGCTCGAGGAAGAAACACGGGAAAGGTTTTGGATTTGTATTCAACCCTGAATTCTTGAGAGAGGGGGCCGCGATAAGCGACTTTCTGAAACCGGAAGTCACCGTGGTGGGAAATGAGGACGGGAAGAGTCTCAAGGTGGTCGAGCAGCTCTACAAGCCGCTGGATGCGCCGATTGTGAGCATTTCCATTGAGGCGGCTGAGATGCTCAAGTACGTCAACAATGCTTACCATGCTTTGAAAATCTGTTTCGCGAACGAGATCGGAAACATCTGTGTTAAGGAAGGACTAGACAGCCACGAGGTTATGAGGATTTTCTGCATGGACAAAAAACTCAACATTTCCTCTTGGTACCTCAAGCCGGGGTTTGCCTACGGCGGCTCGTGCCTTCCGAAGGACCTGAGGGCAATTGTCCACAGATCCAAGGAACACCGGCTCAAATCGCCGCTTTTGGAATCAATCATAGAGAGCAACGAAATGCAGATACAGCTTGCCATGTCCCTGATTGAGAAAACGAAGAAGAAAAAAGTCGGCATTCTGGGCCTTTCATTCAAGGCGGAGACCGACGACATGAGGGAGAGTCCTATAGTAAAGGTGCTGGAAGTCCTGGTCGGCAAAGGCTACCGGGTCCTGGTTCACGACAAGAACATCGATTTGAAGAAACTTCTGGGTGCGAACAGGAAATTCCTTGAGAAGGAAGTTCCCTATCTCCCATCAATCATGTGCAGCACGATGGAAGAGGTTGTGAAGAGGTCCGACGTGATCGTGCTAGCCAATGAGAACCCGGATTTCAAGAAAGTGGTCGAGCTCATCGACAAGAACCAAATACTCATAGACCTTGTGCGAATGCTCAGAGAAGACCAGGTGACAAGAGGGAAGTATTTTGGCCTCACGTGACGGCGTCTTAATACTCGTTGAAAATCTCCCGGTTCCTTTCGACAGACGGGTCTGGCTCGAAGCGAATACGCTGAGAGAAAACGGGTACTCCGTTTCGGTTATCTGCCCTAAAGGGTCCGGCGCCAGGGCTTCCTACGAAGAGCTTGAGGGAATAAGGATCTACCGTTACCCTACACCGCCTCCCACGAAGGGAAGAGCAAGCTATATCTGGGAATTTGTGTACTGCTGGCTCGCGACCTTCTTCCTGTCAATCAAGGTGCTCGTCCGGGATAGGTTCAAAATCATTCATGCGTGCAATCCGCCGGACACCTTCTTTGTTCTGGGCGCGATCTATAAACTGCTTGGCAAGAAGTTCGTGTTTGACCAGCACGATCTTTGCCCGGAAGTATTTCTCGCGAGATTCAAGGCACGGAAGAGAACGCTATACAAGATTCTCCTTCTTCTGGAGAAGTGGACCTACAAGACTGCCGACATTGTCCTTGCCACAAACCTTTCCTACAAAGAAATCGCCATGAAGAGGGGCGGCGTGCCTGAAGACAGGCTCTTTGTTGTGAGAAGCGCCCCCGACTTGAATAGATTTCATTCCGTGGAGCCGGTTGAGAGTCTGAGAAAAGGCAGGAAATATCTTGTCTCCTATCTTGGGGTGATGGCTCCCCAGGACGGCGTGGACCATCTTCTTCAATCAATCGACCACATCGTCAAGACCGCGAAGCGAAGAGACATTCATTTCGCGATTATCGGCTCCGGGGATTCCTTTGCTTCGCTGAAGAGAATGTCTTCGGAGCTCGAGCTTGATGAGTACGTTGAGTTTACCGGCAGGATTCCGGATAGGGATGTGGAGCGATACCTTTCGACGTCGGATGTCTGCGTAAGCCCGGACCCGAAGAACGAGCTTAACGATGTTTCGACCATGAACAAGGTCCTTGAATACATGGCGATGTCCAAGCCGGTGGTTGCCTTTGATCTCAAAGAGACAAGTTTCTCAGTCCGCGGCGGAGCGCTTTATGCAGTCCCGAATGACGTCAAGGACTTCGCAAAGAAAATACTC
This genomic window contains:
- a CDS encoding glycosyltransferase family 4 protein; its protein translation is MASRDGVLILVENLPVPFDRRVWLEANTLRENGYSVSVICPKGSGARASYEELEGIRIYRYPTPPPTKGRASYIWEFVYCWLATFFLSIKVLVRDRFKIIHACNPPDTFFVLGAIYKLLGKKFVFDQHDLCPEVFLARFKARKRTLYKILLLLEKWTYKTADIVLATNLSYKEIAMKRGGVPEDRLFVVRSAPDLNRFHSVEPVESLRKGRKYLVSYLGVMAPQDGVDHLLQSIDHIVKTAKRRDIHFAIIGSGDSFASLKRMSSELELDEYVEFTGRIPDRDVERYLSTSDVCVSPDPKNELNDVSTMNKVLEYMAMSKPVVAFDLKETSFSVRGGALYAVPNDVKDFAKKILALIDDEKLRKRMGEENRKRFVQELSWELNKKELLKGYASLRRKS
- a CDS encoding UDP-glucose/GDP-mannose dehydrogenase family protein → MKVSVFGLGYVGCVTSACLAKIGHQVIGVDVNPYKVDCINSMRSPILETGLEEMIRKMVQTRRLSATLDWKDAARRSNVSLVCVGTPTSENGLINLSAVRRVVRSIGSAIAHKNSFHVVILRSTMLPGTSREVISILEQSSRKKHGKGFGFVFNPEFLREGAAISDFLKPEVTVVGNEDGKSLKVVEQLYKPLDAPIVSISIEAAEMLKYVNNAYHALKICFANEIGNICVKEGLDSHEVMRIFCMDKKLNISSWYLKPGFAYGGSCLPKDLRAIVHRSKEHRLKSPLLESIIESNEMQIQLAMSLIEKTKKKKVGILGLSFKAETDDMRESPIVKVLEVLVGKGYRVLVHDKNIDLKKLLGANRKFLEKEVPYLPSIMCSTMEEVVKRSDVIVLANENPDFKKVVELIDKNQILIDLVRMLREDQVTRGKYFGLT